One genomic segment of Hordeum vulgare subsp. vulgare chromosome 2H, MorexV3_pseudomolecules_assembly, whole genome shotgun sequence includes these proteins:
- the LOC123429810 gene encoding protein CHROMATIN REMODELING 24-like — protein MGLGKTLQTSTFISGLFFSKIIQMVMIIAPVSILESWSEELAVAGLKGLVHHICSTSDMKALQIVVKEGGILLTSYEMFTRHHKILESPSRRWDYVVLDEAHRIKNYEAHVTKAMKSIECTKKILMTGTPIPKNLLDIYSLMDFIQPGILGDKDTFDENFMYPIKKGQYSNLAKGDKEEYLKALARCWSTISPYLLRRNKSVLIESGDLTCKKHDVVIWLRLTKLQVKLYEKLYQLHHETTQFRSQEQEIPFTLSALYQSICNDPYLLWKILDDKKSGRQVKRLAGNLLESVDVDRPSYDNTRSSCKINFILDLIKQMFKEERNQPKSVTENMQGEGKGKKLKILVFCQQIYMMDRLEVIAPILFFYELPPCATSILIQWTHAHNRYIILYLVVFQAGGSQ, from the exons ATGGGGCTTGGCAAGACGTTGCAG ACATCAACTTTCATATCAGGATTATTTTTCTCTAAAATCATTCAAATGGTCATGATAATTGCTCCAGTTAGTATACTGGAGTCATGGTCAGAGGAATTGGCTGTAGCCGGTCTCAAGGGCCTTGTTCATCATATCTGCAGTACTTCTGATATGAAGGCCTTACAGATTGTTGTAAAG GAGGGAGGTATTTTGTTAACCAGCTATGAGATGTTCACTCGACATCACAAAATACTGGAATCGCCCAGTAGGAGGTGGGATTATGTTGTACTGGATGAAGCACACAGGATAAAGAATTATGAAGCTCATGTTACAAAGGCAATGAAGAGTATCGAATGCACGAAAAAGATTTTAATGACTGGCACCCCCATACCAAAAAATCTTCTG GACATATATTCTCTGATGGACTTTATCCAACCTGGAATTCTTGGTGATAAAGATACATTCGATGAGAACTTTATGTACCCTATCAAGAAAGGGCAATATTCAAATTTAGCAAAAGGCGATAAGGAGGAATATTTAAAGGCCCTTGCA CGTTGCTGGAGCACCATTTCCCCATATTTGCTGAGAAGAAATAAATCCGTTCTGATAGAAAGTGGGGacctgacatgcaaaaaacatgaTGTCGTTATCTGGTTGAGGCTGACCAAACTGCAG GTCAAGCTTTACGAAAAGTTATATCAGTTACACCACGAAACAACTCAGTTTCGGTCTCAAGAACAGGAAATTCCATTCACGCTGTCAGCG CTGTATCAGAGCATCTGTAATGACCCTTATTTGCTATGGAAGATACTTGATGATAAAAAAAGTGGACGTCAAGTTAAAAGGCTAGCAGGAAATCTGCTTGAGTCCGTTGATGTTGATAGGCCATCTTATGACAATACACGCAGCTCATGCAAAATAAATTTCATTCTGGATCTCATT AAACAGATGTTTAAAGAAGAGCGAAACCAGCCCAAGTCTGTAACTGAAAACATGCAGGGagagggaaaaggaaaaaaacttaAAATACTTGTGTTTTGTCAACAGATTTATATGATGGATAGGCTTGAGGTGATAGCTCCTATTTTGTTCTTTTATGAACTCCCACCTTGTGCTACTTCTATCTTGATACAGTGGACCCATGCCCATAACAGATACATAATTTTATATCTTGTTGTTTTCCAAGCAGGAGGTTCTCAATGA